The Vitis vinifera cultivar Pinot Noir 40024 chromosome 12, ASM3070453v1 genome has a segment encoding these proteins:
- the LOC100247283 gene encoding probable protein phosphatase 2C 58 encodes MNGREILQKISVKVGLGSSTADTGKGKSKMSKHITHGFHLVKGKSNHEMEDCLVSEFKQVEDHELGLFGIFDGHLGHDVSNYLKTHLFDNILKEHTFWTETENAIKRAYRKTDIEILDKSLYLGRGGSTAVTAILINGERLVVANVGDSRAVICKNGEAKQLSVDHEPSKERTMIERRGGFVSNLPGDVPRVDGQLAVARAFGDKSLKLHLSSEPDVAVEPITTGTECIILASDGLWKVMSNQEAVDCIKHIKDAQSAAKRLTDEALSKKSKDDISCIVVKFQ; translated from the exons ATGAATGGAAGGGAAATTCTCCAGAAGATCAGT gtGAAGGTTGGGTTAGGTTCATCCACAGCTGACACGGGGAAAGGCAAAAGCAAGATGTCGAAGCATATAACGCATGGATTTCACTTGGTGAAAGGCAAATCAAATCATGAAATGGAAGATTGTTTGGTTTctgaattcaagcaagtggaaGACCATGAGTTGGGTTTATTTGGAATATTCGATGGGCATTTGGGCCATGATGTTTCAAATTACTTGAAAACTCATCTGTTTGACAATATTCTGAAGGAG CATACTTTCTGGACCGAAACAGAGAATGCTATAAAGAGAGCTTACCGTAAAACTGACATTGAGATACTGGACAAATCATTGTACTTGGGAAGAGGAGGGTCAACTGCAGTAACAGCAATACTAATCAATGGTGAGAGGTTGGTAGTGGCAAATGTGGGAGATTCTCGGGCTGTTATATGCAAGAATGGTGAGGCTAAACAGCTATCAGTTGATCATGAGCCAAGCAAGGAAAGAACGATGATTGAAAGGCGGGGTGGTTTTGTATCAAACCTTCCAG GTGATGTACCACGTGTTGACGGACAACTTGCAGTGGCAAGGGCATTTGGTGATAAGAGCTTGAAGCTACACCTTAGCTCAGAACCAGATGTGGCAGTGGAGCCCATAACTACTGGAACAGAGTGCATTATTCTGGCAAGTGATGGCTTATGGAAG GTGATGTCAAACCAGGAGGCGGTGGATTGCATCAAACACATAAAGGATGCTCAGTCAGCAGCAAAGCGATTGACTGACGAGGCTCTTTCTAAGAAAAGCAAGGATGATATCTCCTGCATTGTAGTAAAGTTTCAGTGA
- the LOC100257395 gene encoding zinc finger CCCH domain-containing protein 2, which translates to MSGVSADQHKFFLSHQLFNKKTIDIPPRKLLSRRANSLESSDIFSDSPKALGAAGETLFQKFLPFNCGDDDESDPYSSDHFRMFEFKVRRCTRSRSHDWTDCPFAHPGEKARRRDPRRYHYSGTVCSEYRRGGCSRGDNCEFSHGVFECWLHPARYRTEACKDGKNCKRKVCFFAHSRKQLRVLPLHSQTNGTPDVKFSPLNHCCVFCHSATSPTSTLMGTSHFSPPASPSPPLSPVNATYSPISRYNDRSTSLDSSNMSQFRHVMLSYNKDVVAELMSSLEAININEASPEHTNPLVDSCFASEDHQQFSLSPSIPNASGSRHFFNGDCSSKSSIEDKLSSENGSWACPDLGWVNDLLM; encoded by the coding sequence ATGAGTGGGGTTTCTGCTGACCAACACAAGTTTTTCCTCTCCCACCAACTCTTCAACAAGAAAACCATTGATATTCCGCCCAGAAAGCTTCTCAGCCGCCGAGCCAACTCTCTTGAGAGCTCTGATATCTTCTCCGACTCCCCCAAGGCTCTCGGTGCGGCTGGAGAGACCCTCTTTCAGAAGTTCTTGCCGTTCAACTGCGGCGACGACGATGAGTCCGACCCTTATTCGTCAGATCATTTTCGGATGTTTGAGTTTAAGGTTCGCCGGTGCACTCGCAGCCGCAGCCACGACTGGACTGATTGTCCCTTTGCTCATCCCGGGGAGAAGGCTCGCAGGAGGGACCCCCGGAGGTACCATTACTCAGGGACTGTGTGCTCGGAGTACCGGCGAGGTGGGTGTAGTAGAGGCGATAACTGCGAGTTTTCACATGGGGTTTTCGAGTGCTGGCTACACCCAGCTCGTTACAGGACTGAGGCCTGCAAAGATGGAAAGAATTGTAAGAGAAAGGTCTGTTTCTTCGCTCATTCCCGTAAGCAGCTTCGGGTATTGCCTTTGCATTCACAAACCAATGGAACCCCAGATGTAAAGTTCTCGCCTCTGAACCATTGCTGCGTGTTTTGCCACTCTGCAACTTCTCCCACTTCTACCTTAATGGGTACGTCCCATTTTTCGCCGCCGGCGTCGCCGTCTCCCCCTCTGTCTCCGGTGAACGCCACATATTCTCCAATTTCTCGTTACAATGATCGCTCAACAAGCCTAGATTCGAGTAATATGAGCCAATTTCGACATGTAATGTTGAGCTACAACAAGGACGTTGTTGCGGAGCTGATGAGCTCTTTGGAAGCCATAAACATCAACGAAGCTTCACCCGAACATACCAACCCATTGGTCGACTCTTGTTTCGCCAGTGAAGATCATCAGCAGTTTAGTCTCTCTCCATCAATCCCAAATGCTTCTGGGTCCAGGCATTTTTTCAATGGAGACTGTTCGAGCAAAAGCTCCATTGAGGATAAGCTCAGTAGTGAAAATGGCAGCTGGGCTTGTCCTGATCTTGGGTGGGTCAACGATCTGTTGATGTAG